A stretch of the Musa acuminata AAA Group cultivar baxijiao chromosome BXJ2-7, Cavendish_Baxijiao_AAA, whole genome shotgun sequence genome encodes the following:
- the LOC135583684 gene encoding axial regulator YABBY 5-like isoform X3: protein MSAQLPPEHICYVHCNFCNTILAVSVPGNSLFSIVAVRCGHCCNLLSVNMGDLLQKLPLQDLQTCNAAAAHDGRTMACGSPSKFNSTSLFYSVPKDQQQIMLPMRPAPEKRHRVPSAYNRFIKEEIQRIKANNPDISHREAFSTAAKNWAHFPHIHFGLTIDGSKQAKNDEPVAATVSAPGGQKAQSFF, encoded by the exons ATGTCTGCCCAACTTCCACCTGAGCACATTTGCTACGTCCACTGCAACTTCTGCAACACCATCCTTGCG GTGAGTGTCCCCGGCAACAGCTTGTTCAGCATTGTAGCAGTGCGATGCGGGCATTGTTGTAATCTGCTGTCTGTGAACATGGGAGACCTGCTTCAGAAACTCCCTCTTCAAGATCTCCAG ACCTGCAACGCAGCAGCAGCTCATGATGGCAGGACGATGGCATGTGGATCACCTTCCAAGTTCAACAGCACTTCCTTATTCTACAGTGTGCCAAAGGATCAACAACAAATTATGCTGCCTATGCGTC CAGCTCCGGAGAAGAGACATCGCGTGCCGTCTGCATATAACAGGTTCATAAA GGAGGAAATACAAAGGATTAAGGCTAACAATCCAGACATCAGCCACAGAGAAGCATTCAGCACCGCGGCAAAGAAT TGGGCACACTTCCCTCACATCCATTTTGGACTCACCATTGATGGCAGTAAGCAAGCCAAGAATGATGAACCAGTTGCTGCTACAGTCAGTGCACCGGGAGGCCAAAAAGctcagagcttcttctga
- the LOC135583684 gene encoding axial regulator YABBY 5-like isoform X4, giving the protein MAAILFIFTKRAKVSVPGNSLFSIVAVRCGHCCNLLSVNMGDLLQKLPLQDLQTCNAAAAHDGRTMACGSPSKFNSTSLFYSVPKDQQQIMLPMRPAPEKRHRVPSAYNRFIKEEIQRIKANNPDISHREAFSTAAKNWAHFPHIHFGLTIDGSKQAKNDEPVAATVSAPGGQKAQSFF; this is encoded by the exons ATGGCAGCCATCCTCTTTATCTTCACCAAAAGAGCCAAG GTGAGTGTCCCCGGCAACAGCTTGTTCAGCATTGTAGCAGTGCGATGCGGGCATTGTTGTAATCTGCTGTCTGTGAACATGGGAGACCTGCTTCAGAAACTCCCTCTTCAAGATCTCCAG ACCTGCAACGCAGCAGCAGCTCATGATGGCAGGACGATGGCATGTGGATCACCTTCCAAGTTCAACAGCACTTCCTTATTCTACAGTGTGCCAAAGGATCAACAACAAATTATGCTGCCTATGCGTC CAGCTCCGGAGAAGAGACATCGCGTGCCGTCTGCATATAACAGGTTCATAAA GGAGGAAATACAAAGGATTAAGGCTAACAATCCAGACATCAGCCACAGAGAAGCATTCAGCACCGCGGCAAAGAAT TGGGCACACTTCCCTCACATCCATTTTGGACTCACCATTGATGGCAGTAAGCAAGCCAAGAATGATGAACCAGTTGCTGCTACAGTCAGTGCACCGGGAGGCCAAAAAGctcagagcttcttctga
- the LOC135583684 gene encoding axial regulator YABBY 5-like isoform X1 — protein sequence MGHSPSAATLLPDVVNLSPPCMYFQLSSYGFFLSDLFISPNTCSPISMLHLHEGRTTNGATPRPQLMLLVSVPGNSLFSIVAVRCGHCCNLLSVNMGDLLQKLPLQDLQTCNAAAAHDGRTMACGSPSKFNSTSLFYSVPKDQQQIMLPMRPAPEKRHRVPSAYNRFIKEEIQRIKANNPDISHREAFSTAAKNWAHFPHIHFGLTIDGSKQAKNDEPVAATVSAPGGQKAQSFF from the exons ATGGGCCACTCGCCTTCTGCAGCTACTCTTCTTCCCGATGTTGTTAATCTGTCTCCTCCATGCATGTATTTCCAGCTCTCCTCCTATGGCTTCTTCTTGTCTGATCTCTTCATCTCTCCAAATACTTGCTCTCCCATCAGTATGCTTCACCTTCATGAAGGAAGAACCACTAATGGTGCAACACCTCGGCCACAATTGATGCTTTTG GTGAGTGTCCCCGGCAACAGCTTGTTCAGCATTGTAGCAGTGCGATGCGGGCATTGTTGTAATCTGCTGTCTGTGAACATGGGAGACCTGCTTCAGAAACTCCCTCTTCAAGATCTCCAG ACCTGCAACGCAGCAGCAGCTCATGATGGCAGGACGATGGCATGTGGATCACCTTCCAAGTTCAACAGCACTTCCTTATTCTACAGTGTGCCAAAGGATCAACAACAAATTATGCTGCCTATGCGTC CAGCTCCGGAGAAGAGACATCGCGTGCCGTCTGCATATAACAGGTTCATAAA GGAGGAAATACAAAGGATTAAGGCTAACAATCCAGACATCAGCCACAGAGAAGCATTCAGCACCGCGGCAAAGAAT TGGGCACACTTCCCTCACATCCATTTTGGACTCACCATTGATGGCAGTAAGCAAGCCAAGAATGATGAACCAGTTGCTGCTACAGTCAGTGCACCGGGAGGCCAAAAAGctcagagcttcttctga
- the LOC135583684 gene encoding axial regulator YABBY 5-like isoform X2 translates to MGHSPSAATLLPDVVNLSPPCMYFQLSSYGFFLSDLFISPNTCSPISMLHLHEGRTTNGATPRPQLMLLVSVPGNSLFSIVAVRCGHCCNLLSVNMGDLLQKLPLQDLQTCNAAAAHDGRTMACGSPSKFNSTSLFYSVPKDQQQIMLPMRPPEKRHRVPSAYNRFIKEEIQRIKANNPDISHREAFSTAAKNWAHFPHIHFGLTIDGSKQAKNDEPVAATVSAPGGQKAQSFF, encoded by the exons ATGGGCCACTCGCCTTCTGCAGCTACTCTTCTTCCCGATGTTGTTAATCTGTCTCCTCCATGCATGTATTTCCAGCTCTCCTCCTATGGCTTCTTCTTGTCTGATCTCTTCATCTCTCCAAATACTTGCTCTCCCATCAGTATGCTTCACCTTCATGAAGGAAGAACCACTAATGGTGCAACACCTCGGCCACAATTGATGCTTTTG GTGAGTGTCCCCGGCAACAGCTTGTTCAGCATTGTAGCAGTGCGATGCGGGCATTGTTGTAATCTGCTGTCTGTGAACATGGGAGACCTGCTTCAGAAACTCCCTCTTCAAGATCTCCAG ACCTGCAACGCAGCAGCAGCTCATGATGGCAGGACGATGGCATGTGGATCACCTTCCAAGTTCAACAGCACTTCCTTATTCTACAGTGTGCCAAAGGATCAACAACAAATTATGCTGCCTATGCGTC CTCCGGAGAAGAGACATCGCGTGCCGTCTGCATATAACAGGTTCATAAA GGAGGAAATACAAAGGATTAAGGCTAACAATCCAGACATCAGCCACAGAGAAGCATTCAGCACCGCGGCAAAGAAT TGGGCACACTTCCCTCACATCCATTTTGGACTCACCATTGATGGCAGTAAGCAAGCCAAGAATGATGAACCAGTTGCTGCTACAGTCAGTGCACCGGGAGGCCAAAAAGctcagagcttcttctga